One genomic segment of Alphaproteobacteria bacterium includes these proteins:
- a CDS encoding peptide deformylase has product MAIHPIVRFPDPRLRQKAAEVTAFDDALKALAADLLDTMRAAPGVGITGPHIGVMRRVVVIELGGDVRVYVNPVVEWSSPETTRIAEGSISMPGINEEVERPAKVRVRFRDLDGVQKAEEADGFRATCLQHEIDQLNGIFWIDRLSRLKRDRLTKRFAKLGRP; this is encoded by the coding sequence ATGGCCATCCATCCGATCGTCCGCTTTCCCGATCCGCGGCTGCGGCAGAAGGCGGCCGAGGTCACCGCATTCGACGATGCGCTGAAAGCGCTGGCCGCCGACCTGCTCGATACCATGCGCGCGGCGCCGGGCGTCGGCATCACCGGCCCGCATATTGGCGTCATGCGGCGCGTCGTCGTGATCGAGCTGGGCGGCGATGTGCGCGTCTACGTCAATCCGGTGGTCGAATGGTCCTCGCCCGAGACGACGCGCATCGCCGAGGGCAGCATCTCGATGCCCGGAATCAACGAGGAGGTCGAGCGGCCTGCCAAGGTGCGCGTGCGTTTCCGCGATCTCGATGGCGTGCAGAAGGCCGAGGAGGCGGACGGCTTCCGCGCCACCTGCCTGCAGCACGAAATCGACCAGCTCAACGGCATCTTCTGGATCGACCGGCTGTCGCGGCTGAAGCGCGACCGTCTCACCAAGCGGTTCGCCAAGCTCGGCCGGCCTTGA
- a CDS encoding carboxymuconolactone decarboxylase family protein, which produces MIKRKQRVAMRDLSTMPAADREIVEKNSMNGQIFNIFKVLANHPQLVKRWTPFAGHVLSKQTLPFRDREMLILRIGWLNQAEYEFAQHELIAKRGGLSDADIEWIKTGPDAGWSEKERALLQAADDLFEHSVVADTTWAILSKSYSTEQMMDIVFTIGQYNLVSWALNSFGVPLDDFLPKKG; this is translated from the coding sequence ATGATCAAGCGCAAGCAGCGCGTCGCCATGCGCGACCTGTCGACCATGCCGGCGGCCGATCGCGAGATCGTCGAGAAGAACTCGATGAACGGCCAGATCTTCAACATCTTCAAGGTGCTGGCCAACCATCCGCAGCTGGTGAAGCGCTGGACGCCGTTCGCCGGCCATGTGCTCAGCAAGCAGACCCTTCCGTTCCGCGATCGCGAAATGCTGATCCTGCGCATCGGCTGGCTGAACCAGGCCGAGTACGAGTTCGCCCAGCACGAGCTGATCGCGAAGCGCGGGGGGCTGAGTGACGCCGACATCGAATGGATCAAGACCGGCCCGGACGCCGGCTGGAGCGAAAAAGAGCGCGCGCTCCTGCAGGCGGCCGACGACCTGTTCGAGCACTCCGTCGTGGCCGACACGACCTGGGCGATCCTGTCGAAGAGCTACTCGACCGAGCAGATGATGGACATCGTCTTCACCATCGGCCAGTACAACCTGGTGTCGTGGGCGCTCAACAGCTTTGGCGTGCCGCTCGACGATTTCCTGCCGAAGAAGGGCTGA